The following coding sequences lie in one Candidatus Diapherotrites archaeon genomic window:
- a CDS encoding Hsp20/alpha crystallin family protein translates to MNEVDIWDPFRKLKKRERGLGFFDEDFLAPIRMKLPHELIRAPLIDIKDTGPSLKISAEIPGTDKKGLNIDLTERQLTLSAKAKAEREEKEKGYFYKERKYQSFYRSIPLPAEVIPEKAKAELRNGILELDLPKKFPSRKAGKTVKVKVE, encoded by the coding sequence GACATATGGGATCCATTCAGGAAACTCAAGAAAAGGGAGAGAGGACTAGGATTTTTTGACGAAGACTTTCTTGCTCCAATCAGGATGAAGCTTCCACACGAGCTCATAAGGGCGCCGTTGATTGACATAAAGGACACAGGGCCAAGCCTGAAGATTTCAGCAGAAATTCCAGGCACAGACAAGAAAGGATTAAACATTGATTTAACAGAAAGGCAGCTGACTTTAAGCGCAAAAGCAAAAGCAGAAAGAGAAGAAAAAGAGAAAGGCTATTTCTACAAGGAAAGAAAGTATCAGAGCTTTTACAGGAGCATTCCTTTGCCAGCAGAAGTCATTCCAGAGAAAGCAAAAGCCGAGCTCAGGAACGGAATCCTTGAATTAGATCTCCCCAAAAAATTCCCTTCCCGCA